In one window of Nocardia brasiliensis DNA:
- the cbiQ gene encoding cobalt ECF transporter T component CbiQ — MSGIGNRLFLPGDSPAHRAPVEVKIVCAVVAVFAVVATPRELLWPFGCYALGLLALWWWIGVPARWLAPRLLIELPFVVLAVLLPFAAGQPRVSVLGLSLSTPGLYAAWGIIAKGTLGVGVSLTLAATTAVRELPGGLTRLRVPGLIVTIVVLMLRYVDVLADEAARMRLARISRGDDPRTLRQVGATARGAGSLFLRSYERGERVHLAMLSRGFTGAVPDLGERAATARQWVLGCLPAGVAVAICLGAWAVR, encoded by the coding sequence GTGTCCGGTATCGGCAACCGCCTGTTTCTGCCCGGCGATTCGCCCGCCCATCGCGCGCCGGTCGAGGTGAAGATCGTCTGCGCGGTAGTAGCCGTGTTCGCCGTCGTCGCGACGCCACGAGAGCTGTTGTGGCCGTTCGGCTGCTATGCGCTCGGCCTGCTCGCGCTGTGGTGGTGGATCGGCGTCCCCGCCCGGTGGCTCGCGCCGCGCCTGCTCATCGAACTGCCCTTCGTGGTGCTCGCCGTGCTGCTGCCGTTCGCGGCGGGCCAGCCGCGGGTCTCGGTGCTCGGGCTCTCGCTGTCCACGCCGGGGCTGTACGCGGCATGGGGCATCATCGCGAAAGGCACGCTGGGCGTCGGTGTTTCGCTGACCCTCGCGGCGACCACCGCGGTCAGGGAGCTGCCCGGCGGGCTGACCCGGCTGCGGGTGCCGGGTCTGATCGTCACCATCGTGGTGCTGATGCTGCGCTATGTCGACGTGCTGGCCGACGAGGCGGCACGGATGCGGCTGGCTCGGATCTCCCGCGGCGACGACCCGCGAACGCTGCGTCAGGTCGGCGCGACCGCGCGCGGTGCGGGCAGTCTGTTCCTGCGTTCCTATGAGAGGGGTGAGCGCGTGCATCTGGCGATGCTGTCGCGAGGGTTCACCGGTGCCGTACCGGATCTCGGCGAGCGGGCGGCCACGGCGCGGCAGTGGGTGCTCGGGTGCCTGCCCGCGGGCGTGGCCGTCGCAATCTGCCTCGGCGCCTGGGCGGTGCGGTGA
- a CDS encoding PDGLE domain-containing protein — MRARLSTTGFLWAFAAVAVLIAGLLSYVASSQPDGLDATTQRGCTVVETAGAEELQGDCIAQNATPHRFANAPLAGYTIDGDDTLTGVAGVLGVAAAFAALVAVLRMVLVGRAGARKALRHRAAPDEPATPGTP, encoded by the coding sequence GTGCGCGCACGGCTCTCGACGACCGGATTCCTCTGGGCTTTCGCGGCGGTCGCGGTGCTGATCGCGGGATTGCTGTCCTACGTGGCCAGTTCGCAGCCCGACGGACTCGACGCGACCACCCAGCGCGGCTGCACCGTGGTGGAAACGGCGGGTGCCGAAGAGCTCCAAGGGGATTGCATCGCGCAGAACGCCACACCGCATCGCTTCGCGAACGCACCGCTGGCGGGCTACACGATCGACGGTGACGACACATTGACCGGAGTGGCCGGGGTGCTCGGCGTCGCCGCCGCGTTCGCCGCGTTGGTCGCCGTGCTCCGGATGGTGCTGGTCGGTCGTGCCGGGGCGCGAAAGGCGCTCAGGCACAGGGCGGCGCCCGATGAGCCGGCGACACCGGGAACGCCGTAG
- a CDS encoding ArsR/SmtB family transcription factor translates to MAISPPLDPEHARRAASGLDIMAIEHWAGRFDLLSDANRLRLLVCLHYAPDISVSDLAAAVGMSATAASQALRILRHQGWVASSKEGRIVRYRLADDTIHQLLHWIGATHASEALDHDAG, encoded by the coding sequence GTGGCAATCAGTCCCCCGTTGGATCCCGAGCACGCCCGCCGCGCGGCGTCGGGCCTGGACATCATGGCGATCGAACACTGGGCGGGCCGGTTCGATCTGCTCTCCGACGCCAATCGCCTGCGTCTGCTCGTCTGCCTGCACTACGCGCCCGACATCAGCGTCAGCGATCTGGCCGCCGCCGTCGGAATGTCGGCCACCGCCGCGTCCCAGGCGCTGCGCATCCTGCGCCATCAGGGCTGGGTCGCCAGCAGTAAAGAAGGACGAATCGTGCGATACCGTCTAGCCGACGACACGATCCACCAACTCCTGCACTGGATCGGCGCCACGCACGCGAGCGAGGCGCTCGATCACGATGCGGGCTGA